From the Thermus brockianus genome, the window AGCTGGCGGCTCTACTTCCTTGGGGGGAGGCTCAGGCTAGAGCCCCACTGCCCAAAGGTAAACCCCGCCTGCCTCACCTTCGGCGCTTTGCCTGTGGAAAAAACGGTTCAAGACCGCTTCCTCCTAGAGCTAAGCGACCTCCTGGACCAGGCCCTCGCCCAAGCCCGGGCCACGGGGGGCACCCTCACCCTCTCCGGGCTTTTCCGGGTAGAGGTCAAGCGAGGCCAGACCCCACCCTACCCGGCAAGGCCCTCGGGCTGGCAACCTTAGCCCGGCATACCCTGGGCCTTGAAGCAGCCCCTCTTCGCCCGGTCCAGGGCTATAGAACAGCACAACGCCTAACCCCCTAAGGCTTCGGTTTGCGCCAAGGAACCAAACACCGGGGTTTTAGCCCCGGAAAAGCTCCCTTGAAAATACCCAAAGGCTTCCAAAGAGCCCAAAGGTTAGGGCGGCCACGAGGCCATACCGCAGGGAGTGCCTCTCCTCGGGCCTTTCAGGCTTCTGGGCAGGCTGGAGGAGGAACAGGCCCGAGGCTAAGGTCTCTTCCGTCAACGCCTCTAAGGACTGTTCCTCCTGGTACGCCTTAAGTTGCTGGAGCCTAAGCTCCATGAGGGAAGCCGTCGTGCGAAGGCGCTGGCGGATCGTGGGGTCATAATCGTCCTGGGCCAACACCCTTAGGGCTTCCCTTATGTCCCGCAACCCCTGGCGGAGTACCATCTCCTCACCCTTAAAATAACTGTCCCAGAAAACTTGGAGCTTCCCCCTCAGTCGCTCCTTCAGGCGTGCGTAGCCCTCGAGCACCTTCCCCTGGGCTTCCTCGGGGGTAGCCCCATAGCCTCTTATTTTCAAGATTCCTCCCTCCTCCTCCAGCACAAAACGGAATCCCCCACCTTGCTGTACTGCATACGACTTGACCCAACTGACCCAAGGTAACTGCGCCGGATGGGGGAGGAGGAAAAGGTCAACGCCTAGCCCAGAAAAACGGTATTCCAAAACAGGGGGGATTTCTCTCTCAACCTCACCGTTTATTTGAAGCACTATCTCGCTACTATAGCGAGGCGGCAAAAGGCTTCCAACTACCCCCGCCAATATCCCGACAGCCAAGGTACCTATCAAAAGCCAACGCCAGCTGCGCCGCAAGGCGCCAAGGAGATCCAAGAGGGTCACGTCGGTCTCAGGAGCCATAAGGTAAGCCTAACGGGCACCAAACCCAGTCCCTATAACCCAAAGGGTCTTCACCAGTATCCGAAGGTCAAGCCAAAAGGAAAGGTGCTTGATGTAGTAAAGGTCATAGCTAAGCTTCAACCGGGTTCCCTCCACACCTTCCGTGTAACCTTGCTGCACCTGCGCCCACCCTGTGAGCCCAGGGCGCACGCTATGGCGCAAGGGGTAAAGGGGGATTTCCTTGGCGTACACCTCTGCCAAAACACGCTGTTCCGGCCGCGGTCCCACCAGGCTCATATCCCCCTTCAAAATATTCCAAAACTGAGGCAACTCGTCCAACCGGTAGCGCCGGAGAAACCGGCCCAAGGGGGTTAACCTAGCCTCCTCCTCCCCCACATATACACCCTCCCGGGGCGCGCCCCGCATGGTACGAAACTTGTACGCCTTAAAAGGACGCCCCCCCAAACCCACGCGCTCCTGCGCGAAAATCACAGGCCGGCCAAGGTCCCAATACACAAGAAGGGCCACCAAAACGCCCAGGACAAGGATTAGGGGAGATAGGAAAAGGACCAGCCCTACTTCCCACAAACGCTTGAACCAAGGGTAAAGCCCCCGGTCCATCTCCGCCAAGGCCATAAGCCCTTCGTTAAAGTGTGGCCCCAAAGGGACTCTACCCGTATACCCCTCATACACGCTCGCCGCATGGAGGATGGGGATCCCCCTCAGGGAAGCCTCCGCCAAGAGGGGTAAGGCCTTGGGATCCAGGTGATGCAAGTCCGCCACCACCCCCTCCACCTCATCCAGGCGGGCGATGGGAAGTTTTTCCCCAACATGCGCCCGCAGCCAATCTGCTACCCCACCAGGAACGAGCGCAAGCCGCACAGGGGGCACGCGGGTGAGGTAAAACACCAAGAGGGGAAAGCAAAGGAAAGTGGCCGATAGGAGATAGCCCCTGGAGTAGTAAAGCCGCCCCAGGGCCAACACCGCCACCAAAAGAAGGCTAAAGAGCAAAAGGTTGAAGGCCGCAATCCCCCAGGACTCCTTCCCAGGATAGCGGGCCATTCGGTCGGTGGAGAGAAAGGCGAGAAGGTGGGCGAGGGCCGTAAGGAGCACCAGCACACCCTCCTCCCAACCCCAAGGAGGCGGCCCAAAGAAAAGGAGAGCCCCCAGGAATGCAGGGAGCACCCCTAAGGCCAGCCAGGGACTGGGCCAGCTCCTCGGTCTGATAAGCCTGTAAGGCAACCTTAGCTCCAACGCACCCATGGCCTCTATGCTACTCCAGCGACGTCTGAACAAGGGATGAACCCCCCGCCAAAAGCTCCTCATAGGTAGCCCAAACCTGGCTAAGCATCCTCTCTAGCGTAAAGTGGGTTTCATACCTCCTCCGTCCCTCGCTGCCTAGGGCCACCCTCAAATGGGGGTCCTGGAGCAATAGGGCGAGGCGTTCCCTTAAAAGGCCCTCGTCGCCCCGGGGTACCAGGTAACCCGTCCTGCCCTCTAACACTGCTTCCCTTACCCCCCCTACGTCGCTCGCCACCACGGGAAGCCCCGCCCGCATGGCTTCCAGCACCGAAAGGGGCAGGCCCTCCCAGTTGGAGGCCAGGACAAAAACCTGCGCGTCAGCCAAGATCCGGTCCACATCCAGCCGCTTCCCGAGGAAACGCACCCGCTCCCCCAGGCCCAAGCGCTCCGCCAGGGCCCGGACCTCGGGCAAAAGAGACCCCTGGCCCACCAGGTCTAAGCGCCAAGGTAGCGCTCGCAGTCCTGCAAGGGCTCTCAGCAAAAGGGCGTGATCTTTTGGAGGCGCAAACCGCCCCACCATGACGATCCGGGGCGGATACCGCCCGGGACTGGCCCGCAATGGGGTATCCGGAACCCCGTTCCACACTACCCGTATCCTTTCCGGGGGAACCACCCGGTAGCGTAGGGCAAGCTCCCGGTCCCTTTCGGAAACGGCAAGGACGAGGTCACCTACCCGGCCAGCCAAACGTTCTAGGGTAAGCGCCAAAGCCCTCCGTGCAGGGCTTACCCCATCCGTGAACGCCCACCCGTGGGCTGTAAAAACGCTCCTCACCCCCAGGCTCCTCGCCGCAAGCCGGCCTAGGAAGCCCGCCTTGGAAGAGTGGGCGTGGACCAGATCGGGGCGCAATCTCCTGATGAGGTCCCTTACCTCCCTGAGTCCCCGCAGATCCGACGCAGGCCTGATGGGTTGCACCATGTGAGCGAACAAGTGGGTTTCCACCCCAAGCTCCCGGGCAGCTTTCACCAGGAAATCCTCTTCGTCCTGCCCCACGGCCAGGTGTAGCTCAGCCCTGTCCCGGAAGGCCCTCAGGAGCTCCAGAAGATGCATCTGGGCCCCCCCTGGCTCGGCTCGGGTGATCAGATAAAGCACACGCATACCCCGACCATGCTAAGCCAAGCATGATCCACATATGCCGCCAATGGAGCGTATCGATGACGAAGCTTTCTGCGAGAATACCGGCGAGGCTCGCGAATATGATCTCGTGCAATAAACTGCCCTGCTTGAGTCCACACCTCAGTGCATAAGCCATGCTAAGGCCTACAAAAGCAAGCCAGAAGCAAAGGCTGACCCAACCGGTTTCAAAGGCTAAGCGCACATAGGAGTTGTGGGTGGCATACTCCAAAAAGTACTCGGCCGATCCCGGCCCCTTCCCTATGGGGTCCTCCCAGGACGCAACTAGGGCCTCCACCTGCTTGCTGAACCTATCGCGGTCATAGGGCTGGAAACCCAAGCGCGAGGAGAAAGTGTCGCCTAGCAGGAGTGTTGCATAAAGAAAAGTTGCTATAAACAACGAAAACATCAGCAGTGTCAAAGGGCATCTGGCCTTTGGACGCAAAAATGTCCATGCCACCAGCGCAACGAGGAAGTTAACCCAAGCCCCCCTTGAGAGAGATAACAGCAAAGCGGCTAGGAGTAGCAAAAAGCCAAGCAACCAAAGTGGCTTGCGCCTGGAGCTTTCGGCAAGCGAAAAGAGCAATGCTGGTACTAAAAAAGCTCCAAAAACGTTAGGGTCCTTAAACAAACCCACCAACCTTGACCCACCCCAAAGTAATGACTCGAGGCCCGGCATGCCGAGAAAGGCGAAGATACCTAAAAGAGAAAACAATAAGGCACCCACAAAATAACCTGCAAGAAAATAATAAATAGAAACCTTTTCCTTTAACCCCATGAATACAACCGAAATCAAACTCACATAAAAGGTGACAAGCATATAAAACACCATCCTATCCCATGGCACCACTTCATCAAAATCCCTACCTAAGGCCAAAAACAAAGAAAGCAATTGACTTAACATGAAAAGGCCAATTAAAACAAGGGCTAAAACATGTCCCGGACTCCAAGAAAAGTATCTATATCCCAACAATATCGCTATGGGCAGAACCAAATCAAAAAACGATGGCTCCCAACGAACAACAGATAAGGAAAGCCCCAAAATAAGAGACGCAAGGAGCTTCATTTTGAAATCCACTTTTTGTTCCAAAGATTGCCACATCTATTCCTCCAACCTACTCCCCCAAAGATAAAGCAACCAAGAAAAACAAGCTCTGGAGCACCCCAGCAGGTTCATTATAAGTGACTTCCCCCTGAGCCATAAAGAACGAGCCCCAAACTCCCTCCAGCGCCATTCTCGCCCCCGCCACCTCCCTCAGCAACCCAACCACCACGCCACTCGCGGAACAGGCCCACCAGGGCTACAGTCCCAGGGGGCGCATCAACCTCCACGGCTACAAGCTGCACCTTTTGGTGGACGACGGTTCCTCAGAGCACGCGGAGCACTCACCCCTGGGAGTGTGCACGGTCGTATAAAAAGTGCCACTTCCTCCTCAAATCTCCACCCCCACCCTCCTGAGAAGCATCCAACTTCATACGAAGTTGTGCACCAGGTAAATGAGGTTCACCCGCGCCACCAACCCTCACCCACGCCCGCACCTCTATCCAGTGAAACCCAAGCGAAGGCCTAAACCCACTAAGCTGCACCTCCATCCCTTCCTCGCCCACCCCACACATCCCTCTCACCCCCTCTCCTCCCCACTCCTCCTACGCAAACCGGTAATGCAGCGTCTTGACCCCCTACACCCACCGAAACCCTCGGTTCCGCAGCACAGCAGGCAAGCCTTCCAAGGGTTCCTCGCTCCTATTCGCCAAATGTTCCCTGGTACAAGGGCGAAGCGTAAGGGAAGTCCCCGCTCGTTCCTCACCGCCACCGGGACATGACCCGCGGTCAGGCAGCAGCGTAGCTTGCAAGCCCCAAGAGGACCTACCCTGATAGCGACATGCCTTGCCCTTGGATCGGGCCCAAAGGCCAAATTCAGTGGGAGAAGAAGAGGGCGAGGCATTCGGCGAAAGTAGCTATTGGGGTCTTGGACGTTTGCAACCTTGGGCTTGGAGCGCTTTGAGGGTGTCACTTCCCCAGGCGTAAATGGACACCAAAAAGATTGCAGAGTCAAGAGGGTAAGGACGGTACCCACGGTCAAGCTTCATGGCACCCCCTCTTCTTGCGCATCTGCGCCTAGAAATCTGGGCAATCGCTAAGGAATAGCATAAACTGCTGGTCCCTAACACACCAGTCTAGACGAATAGGCTAGTAAAAGCAGGATCCGCTTCGCCATTTGCGTTGCACCCAACTGAGCAGGTACCTCCGGGAAAACTTCGCCAATGACCACGCCGCAAGGATAGGGAACGCCGCCCAAGGTATCATCTTCTCACGAGCTAACAACATATACGTGTCTAACTCCCCCAGTTCCATCTTCCAAAGGTTAGCTGAAAGACCTGCCCATCCCCAAGGAGGTTTTAGCCCGAACGCTAGGCCTTCTTTGAAATAATATGGCGTAAATCCGCTTAGCGCTATTCGGAGCCAGAGTGCGTAATCCTCTGCATACCTCTTCTCTGGAAAACGGAAGGATAAGCATCTTCGCAAAACAACAGTTGGGGTTGCAATGAAATTGCGCCACAATAGAGAATACGGCGAAAGAGCTTTAGGTTCAGAAAAGCTTCTGGGGAGAAAAGTCCCTCCTTTCAGACAGGGCACATAGGCATGTGCCGTAAAAGCAACTGAAGGGTGAGTTGTCATCCAACCAACCTGTCGCTCCACCTTTTCAGGATGCCACATGTCGTCCGCATCTAGAAAAGCCACATACTCTTCACTAGCTTGCTCCCAACCCCTGTTCCTTGCAGCCCCCGGCCCCCGGTTTTCAGAAAGAATCACAAAGCGAATATTTAGAGAACTGCTTTGTACGACTCGCCGTACGGCATCTTCGAGCAGAGCAACTGCTTCTGCAGGATTGCCGTCACTCACAATGATAACTTCTGCTGGAAGCCACGTTTGTAAAGCCACTGACTCCAAAGCCCTCTCCAATGTCCCCTCACATCTGTAGCAAGGAATAATCACACTTACAGGTGCTCTTCCACTCCGCCTCATATACGCCTTTTCCCTCTCACCAACCCTGTAAAGCCCTCGATAGTACCCTTAAGAGCTTCCCAGCGCCAGGTTGTTTCCTCCCACTTCCCCATCAACATATAGAACAACAAAGCCACACCCCGACGAGCCATAATCCACACAAACTTCATCCATGCTCCGTGCTTTCTAAGAACATACCCGTTACCCCTTCCATACCTCCTAGCTTTTTCAGCCCCTGGTAATTTGTTCGGATGTGCCACACTCAAAGTCGGCTCATACCACACCGAAAACCCGGCCTTTAAAACCCTCAGTCCAAAGTCCGTATCCTCCCCAGCGCCCCAAGGCGTCTCAGAACCAACCCCCAAATGCTCGTCAAAGAACACCTTCTCAGTAACGCGGCGCAAGGCAAACAAAACCCAACTTATGGAAAGATGCCACATCTGCCATGGAGAAACCTTTCCCGGCGTTTTCCGCTGCAAGGGGAAATCCCGGCCTCCTAAATCTGTTGCCCTCACAATCAAAAGGTCTATGTCCGATCTCTTTTCCAAAAAGTCACTTATCTTACTCAGAAAATATGGATCGTTATACACACAATCATCATCTGGAAAGGCAACGATCTCTCCTTTTGCATAACGAAGTCCAAAATTACGAGCTCTAGAAAGCCCCTTCCAGCGAACCTTGAGGTGTCGAACTGGGAAAGAAAAACTAAACCGGCTCAAAACTTCCTTAATCCTTTCATCTGGATTCTGATCTATCAAAATCACTTCAAAGTTTCGATATGTTTGGGCTTCTAAAGACAGTAGAAATTTTTCCAATTCCACCGTTCGGTCTACTGTGGCTAAAACCAGCGAAAACCTGATCTTTCTACCCTCCAAGGCGAGTTTGCTATCCGACACCACATCAGCCCCACGCCTACTCACACTCACACCTCCACCCTTGCCAGCCAAGTTATACCCAGCGCATTATAACGCGACGTGGTATAGACGCCCCTGATGCCTATGCCAGACTTGCCGATTCTTCCGGATACACTCCAGGAACCTAGGGTAAAAGGCAACACCATGTCCCCCATACCACCCTCTCATGCTCTTACGCGCCGCACCTGGTCCCATCCTCACGCAAAAGCACACGCCACCCCAGAAGGAAGCGTTCTGAAGCGTTCTGTTGTATCCCCCTTTTGGCAAAGGGGGATTAAGCCCTACGGTTACCTAGCTGCGACGCGCGTGGGATTGATGCAGCCTTGGACTCGGAGGGCTTCGAGGGTATCGCCTACCCAGGCGTAAATCGATACCAAAAGGGCTGCAGAGTCTAGAGGGTAAAGGAAGTGCTAACGGTCAAGCTTCACTTGACCCCCTACTTTGCGCATTTACGCCTAGAAATAAAGCAAGGGGCACATTAGTTAAGAGAATCCTTCTCGTTCACGTACCACTTTCGATAGCCCTTTCACGCGGAACCAGTTCCCCCTAAGTCCGAACTAGGCGGCCCTAGCCCAGAGGACAAGACCCCTCGAATCCCAGCGGCGTATCACGGGGTAGTTCACTGTCCCCACCTCCTGGGCCCAAGGCACCGGCCTCCCTTCCAACCGGAAGCGCAGGGAGCGGTAGGGCAAGGGGCCATGCGCGTACCCGAAGAACTCGTCTATAGGCCCCGTGTAGATGAGGTACCGGTACCGCACCTCCCCCTCCACCTCCCGCCAGTCCGCCCCCAGGAGCACCTTGATGTTGGGGTGCCGGAGCATCCGCCGGAAAAGGGCCGTGTACCCCTCCTTGGGCATAGCTTGGTAGGCGTCCTGGAAGTAGCGGGTATCGTAGCTCACAAGAACAGGCACCCGCGCCGTCACGGAAGGGGAAAGCTCCTCGGGGCGCATTCCCCACTGCTTCAGGGTGTACCCCTCAAAGACGTTTTTGTACACGTAGTCCGCCAGGAAGCGAAGGTCAGGGTCGTCCTCCTGTTTGAGCCGAAGGATGGGCACCCGGGCCCCGTAGCCAAAGCGCCCTATGAGTTTCTCCTCCAGGCGGTCCGCTACCCGATTGGAGAAGAGGGCTCGCAGGGAGGCCAGGCTAAAGGGCAGGGGAATCTCCTTCCCCTCCACCACCGCCCGCACCCGGTGGAAGTAGGGGCGCCACTCGGTGAAGCGGGAGAGGTATTCAAACACCTTCCGGCTCTCCGTGTGGAAGATATGGGGACCGTAGCGGTGGACCAAAACCCCCCGCTCGTCCATCTCATCGTAGGCGTTCCCCCCGATGTGGTCCCGCCTCTCCACCACCAGGACCCGCTTCCCCAGCTCCGAGGCGATCCGCTCCGCCAAGGTGGCCCCGGTGAAACCCGCGCCCACGATGAGGTAGTCCGCTTTCACCGAGCTACCTCCCATGGAAGACGTCGCCGCACGTGTAAGTACCACAACATGCTTCCTGTGACCAAAGCCTCCACCAAGACCACCGCCCACGCAAGCCCCTGGGGGCCCCAGAGATAGCTAAATACACTCGCCGAGGCCAGGTTCACCAACCCAGCCCCTACAATAATAGCGTGGAAGGCCCGGTCCATCCCCCAAGCCAACATCCACTGGATTCCCAGAAGGTTGGATAGGGCAATAAGAGGAAGCAAGAAGACCAAGGTGCGCATAAGCGGGACCGCCCCCTCATAACCTGGGCCCAAAAGGAGGCGGACCACCCATGGGGCAAGAAGGCCAAGCAGCAAGGCGCCCCCCATTCCTATTCCCCCCATAAGAAGGAAAACCCGGCTGGCCAAACGCCCCGCTTCCTTGGGATCCTCCCTAACCCCATGGGCAAAGCGGGGGAAAAAAACCCGGCTAAAAGGATCCACCATGGCTAAAAAGGCCTTAGTAATTCGCTCCGCTCCCCCGTAAAGACCCACCTGGGCCGGAGGAGCAAAAAAGCTCAGGATTAAAGGATTCGCCGCTGTATACAGGCTAACAGCCAAGCGAAAAAAGAAGAGGCCAAAACCCAAACGGAGGAAACGCCAACCATCCCCTAAGTTTGGTAAACGGATGGGGAAATCTCTCTTCAACCAAAAGGTACCCATAATCGTCGCCACTAAGGCCCCCGCCCCGTTCAGAAAAAGGGGCCAGTGGACCTGCTCCGGCGAACGCACCCACACAAGCACACCTGCCGTAGCCAAGGCCCGGGTAAGCACCTCTAAGAGAGCCACCTCCCGCATCCTCTCCAACCCCTGGAAAAACCACACCGGGCTAAATCCCCAAGCCACCGCCCAAAAGAAAGCGGCTAAAACCACCTCCTCCTTACCCTTCAGGCTTGGAAGCCCTTGGACCAGTAGGGCCAAAGACAATGCGGGGACCGCTAAGAGGGCCTTCGCACCTAAAACCCCGGCGAAGATGTGGGCGAGGGCTTCCCTGTCCTCTCGATGGCGGGCTACCTCACGCGTCCCGGAAAGGGTAAACCCATACTCCACCACGAGCTGCAGGTAAACCGCCAAGGACTGCCCCAGCGCTAAAACGCCAAACCCCTCCGGCCCAAGGACTCGGGCTAGGTAAGGGAGAGTAACCAGGGGAAACAAATAGTTGGCTCCTTGAGCCAGGTAAAGGTAAAGGAGGTTCCGTCCCGTGCGGGAACCTAGCAACGCAACAAGGCGGCGCACATGGCGCAAGCTAACGATCGCCCATCACCTCCCTAAAGTACGCAATGGTCCGCATCAAGCCCTCTCGCACCGGAACCCGCGGCTCCCACCCCAGGAGGCGCCTCGCCAAGGAGATGTCCGGCCGGCGTTGCTTGGGGTCGTCCTCCGGCAGGGGGCGGAAGACAATGGGAGAAGGGCTTCCCGTAAGCTCCTTTACCAACTGGGCGAGCTCCAGAACCCGGTACTCCTCCGGGTTCCCCAGGTTCACCGGGTAGGGGTAGTCCACCTCCATAAGGCGCCGGATTCCCTCTATTAGGTCGTCCACGTAGCAGAAGGACCGGGTCTGGCTCCCGTCGCCAAACACCGTGAGGGGCTCCCCTCTGAGGGCTTGAACGATGAAGGCGGACACCACCCGCCCGTCCTTCGGGTCCATGCAGAGGCCGTAGGTGTTCTGGCAGAAAACCCCGTTGCCCGCCACAAAGTTCTCGCCCCCCGGCACAGAGAAATCACAGACTGTGGCCATTGCCAAATAAGGCTGCACCTCCTCTACCCGACTCCAAACGATATCCTCTCCTAGCCTTGCAGTTCTTAAAAAGAATCTGCGCTCACACTACACCCCGCCCACACGGGCACCATCCCCACCAAACTATAACACCTTGCAGGACCCCCTAAAAACCCTCGGGAAGCACATAACCAAAACCTGGGCCAATGGTCAGGGAGAATAAGAGGGTATGCGAAGAGTTTGGCTAAGCTTCTTCATACTCCTCCTCCCCTTGGCCCGCGCCCAAGAGTGGCGGCTCACCCGGAGCCAAAGCCTCACCCAGGAGGGCGCCACAGCCTGGCGGTACACCCTAAGCCCCGTGGGCAAAGAAGCCAGGGAACTCTGGCAAAGGCTCGCCCTCCAGTACCAGGACCACCTGCGGGCCGGGTACCGAGTAGACCTGGGAAGCTGGCGGCTCTACTTCCTTGGGGGGAGGCTCAGACTAGAGCCCCACTGCCCAAAGGTAAACCCCGCCTGCCTCACCTTCGGCGCCTTGCCCGTGGAGAAGACGGTACAAGACCGCTTCCTCCTAGAGCTAAGCGGCCTCCTGGACCAGGCCCTGGCCCAGGCCCGGGCCACGAGGGGCACCCTCACCCTCTCCCAGCTTTTCCGGGTAGAGGTCAAGCGAGGCCAGACCCCACCCTACCCGGCAAGGCCCTCGGGCTGGGCCCCCTAGTCTGGTATCGTCTTAGCCATGAGGCGCCTACTCCCCCTCTTAGCCCTTTGGGGAAGCTTGGCCTTGGCGGGCCCTTGCGCCCAAAGGCCCTACACCTTGGAAACGGAAGAGGGACTACTGGGCGGAGAAGAACTCACCTACGATGGGGAAGAGCTCGTTTTTGAGGGACGCGCTTGTCTAGAACGGGAAGGCCTTCTCCTCGAGGCCCCCCTCATCCGCTACCGCGAGGAGGCCAGGGCCTTTTTCGCCGAGGGGCTCACCGGGGAGGCCGAGGGGTGGCGCCTCCAGGCGGAGCGCCTCGAGGGCAAGGCCCTAAAGGGCGTTAGGCTTGCGCGGGGGAAGCTTCGGGCGGAAGCGGAAAGCGTCCTCCTGGAAACCCCCCCCTTGGGCCAAGGGATCCTCCTAGAGTCCCCCGCCTACCGG encodes:
- a CDS encoding flippase, giving the protein MRRLVALLGSRTGRNLLYLYLAQGANYLFPLVTLPYLARVLGPEGFGVLALGQSLAVYLQLVVEYGFTLSGTREVARHREDREALAHIFAGVLGAKALLAVPALSLALLVQGLPSLKGKEEVVLAAFFWAVAWGFSPVWFFQGLERMREVALLEVLTRALATAGVLVWVRSPEQVHWPLFLNGAGALVATIMGTFWLKRDFPIRLPNLGDGWRFLRLGFGLFFFRLAVSLYTAANPLILSFFAPPAQVGLYGGAERITKAFLAMVDPFSRVFFPRFAHGVREDPKEAGRLASRVFLLMGGIGMGGALLLGLLAPWVVRLLLGPGYEGAVPLMRTLVFLLPLIALSNLLGIQWMLAWGMDRAFHAIIVGAGLVNLASASVFSYLWGPQGLAWAVVLVEALVTGSMLWYLHVRRRLPWEVAR
- a CDS encoding glycosyltransferase family 2 protein, which produces MSRRGADVVSDSKLALEGRKIRFSLVLATVDRTVELEKFLLSLEAQTYRNFEVILIDQNPDERIKEVLSRFSFSFPVRHLKVRWKGLSRARNFGLRYAKGEIVAFPDDDCVYNDPYFLSKISDFLEKRSDIDLLIVRATDLGGRDFPLQRKTPGKVSPWQMWHLSISWVLFALRRVTEKVFFDEHLGVGSETPWGAGEDTDFGLRVLKAGFSVWYEPTLSVAHPNKLPGAEKARRYGRGNGYVLRKHGAWMKFVWIMARRGVALLFYMLMGKWEETTWRWEALKGTIEGFTGLVRGKRRI
- a CDS encoding O-antigen ligase family protein, with amino-acid sequence MWQSLEQKVDFKMKLLASLILGLSLSVVRWEPSFFDLVLPIAILLGYRYFSWSPGHVLALVLIGLFMLSQLLSLFLALGRDFDEVVPWDRMVFYMLVTFYVSLISVVFMGLKEKVSIYYFLAGYFVGALLFSLLGIFAFLGMPGLESLLWGGSRLVGLFKDPNVFGAFLVPALLFSLAESSRRKPLWLLGFLLLLAALLLSLSRGAWVNFLVALVAWTFLRPKARCPLTLLMFSLFIATFLYATLLLGDTFSSRLGFQPYDRDRFSKQVEALVASWEDPIGKGPGSAEYFLEYATHNSYVRLAFETGWVSLCFWLAFVGLSMAYALRCGLKQGSLLHEIIFASLAGILAESFVIDTLHWRHMWIMLGLAWSGYACALSDHPSRARGGPDASSGAPEGLPGQG
- a CDS encoding sugar transferase — encoded protein: MLVLLTALAHLLAFLSTDRMARYPGKESWGIAAFNLLLFSLLLVAVLALGRLYYSRGYLLSATFLCFPLLVFYLTRVPPVRLALVPGGVADWLRAHVGEKLPIARLDEVEGVVADLHHLDPKALPLLAEASLRGIPILHAASVYEGYTGRVPLGPHFNEGLMALAEMDRGLYPWFKRLWEVGLVLFLSPLILVLGVLVALLVYWDLGRPVIFAQERVGLGGRPFKAYKFRTMRGAPREGVYVGEEEARLTPLGRFLRRYRLDELPQFWNILKGDMSLVGPRPEQRVLAEVYAKEIPLYPLRHSVRPGLTGWAQVQQGYTEGVEGTRLKLSYDLYYIKHLSFWLDLRILVKTLWVIGTGFGAR
- a CDS encoding Wzz/FepE/Etk N-terminal domain-containing protein is translated as MAPETDVTLLDLLGALRRSWRWLLIGTLAVGILAGVVGSLLPPRYSSEIVLQINGEVEREIPPVLEYRFSGLGVDLFLLPHPAQLPWVSWVKSYAVQQGGGFRFVLEEEGGILKIRGYGATPEEAQGKVLEGYARLKERLRGKLQVFWDSYFKGEEMVLRQGLRDIREALRVLAQDDYDPTIRQRLRTTASLMELRLQQLKAYQEEQSLEALTEETLASGLFLLQPAQKPERPEERHSLRYGLVAALTFGLFGSLWVFSRELFRG
- a CDS encoding NAD-dependent epimerase/dehydratase family protein, with product MPGGENFVAGNGVFCQNTYGLCMDPKDGRVVSAFIVQALRGEPLTVFGDGSQTRSFCYVDDLIEGIRRLMEVDYPYPVNLGNPEEYRVLELAQLVKELTGSPSPIVFRPLPEDDPKQRRPDISLARRLLGWEPRVPVREGLMRTIAYFREVMGDR
- a CDS encoding glycosyltransferase family 2 protein; its protein translation is MRRSGRAPVSVIIPCYRCEGTLERALESVALQTWLPAEVIIVSDGNPAEAVALLEDAVRRVVQSSSLNIRFVILSENRGPGAARNRGWEQASEEYVAFLDADDMWHPEKVERQVGWMTTHPSVAFTAHAYVPCLKGGTFLPRSFSEPKALSPYSLLWRNFIATPTVVLRRCLSFRFPEKRYAEDYALWLRIALSGFTPYYFKEGLAFGLKPPWGWAGLSANLWKMELGELDTYMLLAREKMIPWAAFPILAAWSLAKFSRRYLLSWVQRKWRSGSCFY
- a CDS encoding glycosyltransferase family 4 protein; protein product: MHLLELLRAFRDRAELHLAVGQDEEDFLVKAARELGVETHLFAHMVQPIRPASDLRGLREVRDLIRRLRPDLVHAHSSKAGFLGRLAARSLGVRSVFTAHGWAFTDGVSPARRALALTLERLAGRVGDLVLAVSERDRELALRYRVVPPERIRVVWNGVPDTPLRASPGRYPPRIVMVGRFAPPKDHALLLRALAGLRALPWRLDLVGQGSLLPEVRALAERLGLGERVRFLGKRLDVDRILADAQVFVLASNWEGLPLSVLEAMRAGLPVVASDVGGVREAVLEGRTGYLVPRGDEGLLRERLALLLQDPHLRVALGSEGRRRYETHFTLERMLSQVWATYEELLAGGSSLVQTSLE